GGCACCCTTGAGGTACTGAGGACGTTTGCTGACCGCGTCAAGGTGAAGACACAGCCGAACAGCGGGGTGTCGACCACGCGGAACCGCGGCGTCGAGGAGGCTGCCGGGGAGTGGATCGCTTTCTGCGATGCAGACGACGTCTGGCATCCA
Above is a genomic segment from Acidobacteriota bacterium containing:
- a CDS encoding glycosyltransferase family 2 protein encodes the protein MPAYNAARTVAETLESILAQSLPPREVVVVDDGSRDGTLEVLRTFADRVKVKTQPNSGVSTTRNRGVEEAAGEWIAFCDADDVWHP